One window from the genome of Nicotiana tomentosiformis chromosome 5, ASM39032v3, whole genome shotgun sequence encodes:
- the LOC104115718 gene encoding 2-hydroxyisoflavanone dehydratase-like — protein MTFSENDDEEVITDFHPYYRLYKNGRVHRFYELYGIVEVPPSLEDPDTGVSSKDVTISPHISARLYLPKNTIADQKLPVLVYYHGGGLVAGSAFFQTEHRYLNHLVSESKCIAISVNYRLAPEHDLPTLYQDCWDALQWVASHAAGKDAEPWIANHGDFNRLFIAGDSAGGNIVFNMTMRAGRESLNGGVKLVGAIFAFPFFLIPSVENIEGSLIYKLWNTICPPSEQGINSPMVNPVSEICPSLSELGCSRLFVCAGKKDELVPSEIVSRFAEAVKNSGWKGELEFIEVEGEGHCFQAANPEAEKSKDLIKRMASFIQRK, from the coding sequence ATGACGTTTTCCGAAAACGACGATGAGGAGGTGATCACTGATTTCCACCCTTACTACCGACTCTATAAAAACGGCCGAGTCCATCGTTTTTACGAACTTTACGGCATAGTTGAAGTTCCTCCCTCGTTAGAAGATCCAGACACCGGCGTTTCATCCAAAGACGTGACCATTTCCCCTCATATCTCCGCCAGACTTTACCTTCCCAAAAACACTATCGCCGATCAAAAGCTACCCGTCTTAGTTTACTACCACGGCGGAGGACTAGTTGCCGGATCCGCCTTCTTCCAAACGGAACACCGTTACCTCAACCATTTGGTTTCTGAATCAAAATGCATTGCTATTTCTGTGAATTATCGTCTTGCCCCAGAACATGACCTGCCCACACTTTATCAAGACTGCTGGGATGCCCTTCAGTGGGTCGCTTCACACGCCGCCGGTAAAGACGCCGAACCATGGATAGCAAACCATGGTGATTTTAACAGATTATTCATAGCCGGGGATAGTGCTGGGGGTAATATTGTCTTTAACATGACCATGAGAGCTGGTAGGGAGAGCTTAAATGGAGGCGTGAAACTCGTCGGTGCTATCTTTGCTTTCCCTTTCTTCTTGATCCCATCTGTCGAAAACATTGAGGGGTCTTTGATTTACAAGCTTTGGAATACTATTTGTCCACCATCTGAACAGGGAATTAATAGCCCAATGGTTAATCCAGTTTCAGAAATATGCCCAAGCTTGTCTGAGTTAGGTTGCTCAAGGCTTTTCGTGTGTGCAGGAAAGAAAGATGAGCTTGTCCCAAGTGAAATTGTGAGTCGATTCGCTGAAGCTGTGAAGAACAGTGGATGGAAAGGTGAATTAGAGTTCATTGAGGTTGAAGGTGAAGGTCATTGCTTTCAGGCTGCTAATCCTGAAGCTGAGAAATCTAAAGATCTGATCAAGCGCATGGCTTCTTTCATCCAACGCAAGTGA